From Solanum lycopersicum chromosome 8, SLM_r2.1, the proteins below share one genomic window:
- the LOC138337963 gene encoding uncharacterized protein: MFEWTKAYEKSFQELKDRLTSASVLTLPKCCENYTVYCDALRVGLGCVLMHGDKLWRHNIYEVHVDIFTDHKSLQYVFTQQELNLRQQRWLELLKDFYMNIHYHQGSASRSFVDRSRDSVLIKMNESLNLGGDDILRYQERLFVPDGDDMRTRIDAKAHGSKYSRHLCSTKMYHDHKQIYRWDGMMKDVAEYVAKCPYSLLFWEEHLKPGCLTLIVEISTFM, from the exons ATGTTTGAATGGACGAAGGCTtatgagaagagtttccaggagctcaaggacagactcacttcagcctcGGTGCTTACTTTGCCTAAGTGTTGTGAAAATTAtactgtttattgtgatgcattgagggttggtttgggttgtgttcttatgcatggtgataag TTGTGGAGGCACAACATATATGAAGTGCATGTGGATATCTTCACAGACCACAAAAGTCTACAGTACGTGTTCACACAACaggagttgaatctacgtcagcagagatggttggagttgttGAAGGATTTTTACATGAATATTCATTACCATCAAG GGTCAGCATCTCGATCCTTTGTTGATAGATCTAGGGACTCAGTGTTGataaagatgaatgagtctttaaATTTGGGAGGTGATGACATACTTAGGTATCAAGAAAGGTTGTTTGTACCAGATGGTGATGATATGCGAACTAGGATTGATGCAAAGGCCCATGGTTCCAAATATTCCAGACATCTatgttccaccaagatgtatcatgatcatAAGCAGATTTATAGGTGGGATGGCATGATGAAGGACGTTGCAGAATATGTTGCTAAGTGTCCTTATTCACTATTGTTTTGGGAAGAACATCTTAAACCTGGCTGTCTTACGCTGATTGTTGAGATTTCGACATTTATGTAG